From Plasmodium falciparum 3D7 genome assembly, chromosome: 9, one genomic window encodes:
- a CDS encoding peptide chain release factor 1, whose protein sequence is MCKKFLSIFNVLYRTHVTYLKSEQKKLLYELYKKEIPKISEHKAYSDIIKLQKHSHMLHTLNEELDIYKQLLKEIIDSKESYEERLKKNEDINQLNCHIESVTNLIIDDIILFYKSYVNQDHHLDATEIKMEITAGVGGFEAKMFSKELFHMYENFCRVRNYDYEMKEVINDEAKENKNIVLYIRGNNIYEDFYQENGIHRVQRVPINSNKVQTSTSIVFICDEKKQKDNIMKKINFSKQDLLIQTKRSGGAGGQSVNKNETCVKILHKPTNIFVEVQKTSSQIHNKNLAMQLLKDKLYNFYYELEKNNFLKEKKNQKQSADRSHKIRTYNFLHDVIIDHITNTQYSGIQNFFKGHMLIQLINKKKQVFYQNIIDQTLQYIFSLMDSQKGPLDTLSQKNNKIYK, encoded by the exons ATGTGTAAAAAGTTCCTATCCATTTTTAATGTTCTGTACAGAACACATGTAACATATTTAAAGAgcgaacaaaaaaaattactatatgaattatataaaaaagaaataccAAAGATAAGTGAACATAAAGCATACagtgatattataaaattacaaaaacATTCTCATATGTTACATACTTTAAATGAAgaattagatatatataagcaattattaaaagaaattatagaTTCCAAAGAATCTTATGAAGAacgtttaaaaaaaaatgaagacatAAATCAATTGAATTGTCATATAGAAAGTGTAACTAATTTAATAAttgatgatataatattattttataaatcttATGTTAATCAGGACCATCACCTCGATGCAACAGAAATTAAAATGGAG ATTACCGCTGGAGTTGGAGGATTCGAAGCGAAAATGTTTTCAAAAGAATTATTTCACATGTATGAAAATTTTTGTAGGGTTCGAAATTATGATTATGAAATGAAAGAGGTGATAAATGATGAAGctaaggaaaataaaaatattgttttatatattagagGAAACAATATTTATGAAGACTTTTATCAAGAAAATGGTATTCATCGTGTACAGCGTGTTCCAATTAATAGTAACAAAGTTCAAACATCTACAtctattgtttttatatgtgatgaaaaaaaacaaaaagataatattatgaaaaaaatcaaTTTCTCTAAACAGGATCTCTTAATTCAAACAAAACGTTCAGGAGGTGCAGGAGGGCAAAgcgtaaataaaaatgaaacatGTGTTAAAATTTTACATAAACCtacaaatatttttgtaGAAGTACAAAAAACCTCTAGtcaaatacataataaaaatttagcTATGCAactattaaaagataaattatataacttCTATTATGAActcgaaaaaaataattttttaaaagaaaaaaaaaatcaaaaacaAAGTGCAGATAGAAGCCATAAAATTAGAACATACAATTTTTTACATGATGTTATTATAGATCATATAACTAATACACAATATTCAGGAATACAAAACTTTTTTAAAGGACATATGTTAATACAacttattaataaaaaaaaacaagtattttatcaaaatataattgaTCAAACActtcaatatatattctcTTTAATGGACTCGCAAAAGGGACCTCTCGACACTTTATcccaaaaaaataataaaatatataaataa
- a CDS encoding palmitoyltransferase DHHC6, putative has product MINVLPYVVISLKLCLLFTCIHLKNIYPFVFSSFSFFLFVYLFSFLLYIIVSYRNPGYVTTCPTNYIETDQNIQLKNFVKQKKYNNTKEDHNNNNLKYDTYNKLSYFSTNDSGTSCSFFSSSTSECSTDELRSLTILHHKKKNTIITERCMRKKERYNQDFKIDENYIMTNYKKKENPIEVKRRYICYKNKRNDQLYNRCNFFLKLKDITSSLNKETDENTQNVDTNIINIKKFNKLNMFKINITKNHIVVLYKKKVPYYKPLYLRNINYIFINSNGKLKYTKKRTPNMFISNNNIKLNKINKHDIIFYKNIKEKEKNKNNHIFYLYRNKLYQYNIPLPYCKICDVYQILRSKHCQMCKRCVRTFDHHCPWINNCVAENNRSFFLLYLYFELFTIWCSIKFISHVVYLTLYDDNGFLFVWLIILIVTMTFFLMALCLIIYHSYLCLINETTWENISKKKIWYLKNISEQNHNPFFLGYIKNALIFFCYMPLPFIFLEKIRDFCLGLFFTSNMITYGKEGEIIWKRNTKLAYRSSIFIYQCVETFSRFIRRYCL; this is encoded by the exons atgataaatgtTTTGCCATATGTTGTAATATCCCTCAAACTATGCCTTCTTTTTACATGTATtcatttgaaaaatatatatccttttgttttttcgagtttttcctttttcctttttgtttATCTGTTTTCCTTCCTGCTGTATATCATAGTGTCATATCGTAACcc AGGATATGTTACCACGTGCCCAACAAATTACATAGAGACGGATCAGAACATACAATTGAAAAATTTtgttaaacaaaaaaaatataataatacaaaagaggatcataataataataatttaaaatatgataCATACAATAAGTTATCATATTTCTCAACGAACGATAGCGGAACGTCTTGtagttttttttcttcaagcACATCtg AATGTTCGACTGACGAACTTCGAAGCTTAACCATTTTACatcataaaaagaaaaacacaATAATAACAGAAAGATGtatgagaaaaaaagaaagatataATCAAGATTTTAAGATCgatgaaaattatattatgacTAATTacaagaaaaaggaaaacccTATTGAAGTGaaaagaagatatatatgttataaaaataaaagaaatgatCAACTTTATAATAGAtgtaatttctttttaaaattaaaagatataacGTCTTCATTAAATAAGGAGACAGATGAAAACACACAAAATGTagatacaaatataataaatataaaaaaattcaacAAACTTAATATgttcaaaataaatataacaaaaaatcatatagttgtattatataaaaaaaaagtaccgTATTACAAACCTttatatttaagaaatataaattatatttttattaattccaATGGAAAATTAAAgtacacaaaaaaaagaacaccaaatatgtttatatcaaacaataatataaaattaaataaaataaataaacatgatattatattttataaaaacataaaagaaaaagagaagaacaaaaataatcacattttttatttatatcgtAATAAGttatatcaatataatataccatTACCATACTGTAAAATATGTGATGTATATCAg ATATTAAGAAGTAAACATTGTCAAATGTGCAAAAGATGTGTGCGAACCTTTGACCATCACTGTCCTTGGATAAATAATTGTGTAGCTGAAAATAACAGAagcttctttttattatatttatattttgaattgTTCACAATATGGTGCTCAATCAAATTCATTTCACACGTCGTGTATCTTACGTTGTACGACGACAACGg atttttatttgtgtggttaattatattaatcgTGACGATGACCTTCTTTTTGATGGCTCTATGCCTCATAATATACCACAGCTACTTATGTTTG ATCAACGAGACGACGTGGGAAAATATAAGCAAAAAAAAGATTtggtatttaaaaaatatatcagaACAAAATCacaatcctttttttttaggttatataaaaaatgctttaatatttttttgttatatgcCTTTGCCCTTTATATTCCTTGAGAAAATTAGGGACTTTTGTTTGGGCCTATTTTTTACATCCAATATGATAACCTATGGAAAAGAGGGTGAAATAATATGGAAGAGga ATACAAAGTTGGCATATAGAAgttccatttttatatatcaatGTGTTGAG acATTTTCTAGGTTCATAAGAAGATACTGTTTATAA
- a CDS encoding apicoplast ribosomal protein S6, putative has protein sequence MCVFFKCIIFFFFFFFHVSIFFKRSKCHKIIRVVDMKEGIIRPRRYKSFFLFFQNVRGYKNADKNSVYVLENKKKYINKNKNGTRKNEIYGSLNDYIYKLLIRRFKRKKEKQELNIYKNVQSAKSSYNIDLLFSCNYLISDIKKKIAEYIYELKLIEAQNFKVVYLGKRKLVRPIKKLTEAYYILFSFEIYPSMIEEISNKLKLQDPILRFIITKNEKKSKSIAFEESEPVKNGVDKLEQSFFKKAS, from the exons atgtgtgttttttttaaatgcataattttttttttctttttcttttttcatgtttcgatatttttcaaaagatCAAAATGTCACAAGATTATTAGGGTGGTAGATATGAAGGAAGGTATTATAAGACCAAGAAGATataaaagtttttttttatttttccaaaATGTAAGAGGATATAAGAATGCTGATAAAAATTCTGTTTATgttttagaaaataaaaaaaagtatattaataaaaataaaaatggaacaagaaaaaatgaaatatatggaTCATtgaatgattatatatataaattattgaTAAGAagatttaaaagaaaaaaagaaaaacaagaattaaatatatataaaaatgtccAATCAGCAAAAAGTTCGTATAATatagatttattattttcttgtaATTATCTTATtagtgatataaaaaaaaaaatagctgaatatatatatgagttGAAATTAATAGAAGCTCAAAACTTTAAAGTCGTATATCTTGGGAAAAGAAAATTAGTAAGaccaattaaaaaattaacagaagcatattatattcttttctcTTTTGAAATATATCCTTCAATGATTGAAGAAATTTCGAACAAGTTAAAATTACAGGATCCCATCTTAAG atttattataacaaaaaatgagAAGAAATCTAAAAGCATTGCATTTGAGGAAAGTGAACCAGTCAAAAATGGAGTGGACAAATTGGAGCAgagtttttttaaaaaggcatcctaa
- a CDS encoding importin alpha re-exporter, putative: protein MENQIEKDMISIFTQSVSSNFEDVKYSEEKINNLYNDSNKEEYIRILLKLIMYPYNENNENKNVYDSTLNRNVKVSMLISIKNFIKKSIHSNLENMELSTDMCIFIKHICLHVLLDINNEDIKSLQKYFFEILVNLLEFNICDDYDYLLFYIIILYINDYNYIDLVHIFNNEEKKKNQDAFKIIECIMLYIQNKEIFQNINQHNFFMEYNKILQNLETIKNIIINRNNSLNDDIINYINNTKRIYKSGDKYNLFMLNDALLYNISPEGGVPTLNNHNNNHNHNQNNNNNNNNNNGNYYDNLSGVTTTNFDFRGKGTISKDYNNNIKSIDTNTLFHNNIMNIFSNMDCNHFKKKYIALKIIRKIIKKYKNNDYVSKYDLKIILTHIEYPVTLYFIYLFNKLNEYTNYINLKLNTSTNNFNTSNNNMINDELNICFYNMNSILMNMHVFLKIFYNINMIDLPEYYEDNFDIFFNIFYTLLLYDEDILNNYYNHLHLIKTVLKGSAVAPAGALNNMNRSMSIMSTIHNNNNNNNNNNNNNNNNNNNNNNNNNNNNMKNTFGNTNVTLNDLLKCKEHFNQNLIKCKIMIIDVIKILSENYQDESKIYVIKLICSLIQILYKEKDKILLCHNYNCLSSSIKLIHHMNLEKNDLNPYKDKEFVEKVIERVLNHIRLKNIDIDEIIEADLEYFRHDLNNVNSFSIRSTSIYFLKTLCNNYFHLCFPILECKILTKDALLTLSSDGMDITNKSSGSILNMSNLNNTVSINKNDPCYEACNVEYKVQLIACLNHSNLTQNFYEHMIKDLMNQFLVTIKMKYNNMDVLCYNMENYNFESPQMNTSNNNNMINMNNNMNNNKCVWLRDDDMFNTPNCIYLLSILKYLLNNRNICTTNNALDIFLFLHFLLYNEKIMIHNYACLCINRIFNQILNENIYKILLESNMVQRILNRLLFLLKYNVHNKILNEYILITILRIFLIFTYKISDFYVMVLLMIDNIIKLIINDSHNPLFNHYLFELLTIIISLIYKSQVQQHIQQIEDVIITTFSQILQIYIHDFIPYVFQILSIIVDNTYTIQKIHIKILNHLYEMDLWKSTIGNVNGIICVLKSYFKKYNIFNDIIKNNMQQLFNIYHYCLSNKKLYTDSFQIILSIFTYLPLDSYESFLKPLFVLLFTFLQHYKNDIIKIKVVHSLSVFILKTNVAVFITTLDTIQDGLIFNVLKSLYLPILDKLINVNEKIIIFLALTKLLNHDKIRNEPFVVDILNSLNKNITSNELVLKKSKVQHLDVEKDEMDQNFEVTYVKLQMINNDNVNEMVLKNININDELKQNLYNQHFMQICHNNAFNTILQLFNN from the exons ATGGAGAATCAAATTGAGAAGGATATGATAAGCATATTTACACAGAGTGTGTCCTCAAATTTTGAAGATGTAAAATATAGTGAGGAGAAGATTAATAACttatataatgatagtaataaagaagaatatataagaatattgtTAAAATTGATTATGTATCCTTATAATGAGAATAACGAGAATAAGAATGTTTATGACAGTACACTAAATAGGAACGTTAAAGTGAGTATGCTGATTAGTATAAAGAATTTTATAAAGAAGAGTATACATAGTAATTTAGAAAATATGGAACTAAGTACtgatatgtgtatatttataaaacatatatgctTACATGTATtattagatataaataatgaagatattaAAAGCTTgcagaaatattttttcgaGATTTTGGTGAATTTATTGGAATTTAATATTTGTGatgattatgattatttactattttatattatcattttatatattaatgattataattatatagatttagtacatatatttaataatgaagaaaaaaaaaaaaatcaagatGCTTTCAAAATTATAGAAtgtattatgttatatatacagAATAAGGAAAtctttcaaaatataaatcaacataatttttttatggaatataataaaattttacaaaatctagaaactataaaaaatattataattaatagaAACAATTCGTtgaatgatgatataattaattatattaataatacaaaaaggaTTTATAAATCTGGGGATAAGTATAATTTGTTTATGTTGAATGATGCTcttctatataatatatctccTGAGGGGGGTGTACCCACCCTGAacaatcataataataatcataatcataatcaaaataacaataataataataataataataatggtaattattatgataactTATCAGGAGTAACAACAACCAACTTCGATTTTAGAGGGAAGGGAACCATAAGCAAAgactataataataatataaaatcaaTTGATACGAACACATTATTTCATAATAacattatgaatattttttctaatatgGATTGtaatcattttaaaaaaaagtatatagctctaaaaattataagaaaaattattaagaaatataaaaataatgattatgTATCTAAATATGAtctaaaaattatattaacacATATTGAATATCCAgtaacattatattttatttatttatttaacaaattaaatgaatatacaaattatattaatttaaaattaaatacctCAACAAACAATTTTAATacatctaataataatatgataaatgacgaattaaatatttgtttttataatatgaatagtatATTAATGAATATGCATGTATTCTTAAAAATCTTTtacaatattaatatgatagATTTACCAGAGTATTATGAGGATAACTTtgatattttctttaatattttttacactCTCTTGTTATATGATGAAGACAttctaaataattattacaacCATTTGCATCTTATTAAAACGGTATTAAAAGGAAGTGCCGTCGCACCAGCGGGGGCTCTTAATAACATGAATAGAAGCATGTCTATAATGAGTACCatccataataataataacaacaacaacaacaacaacaacaacaacaacaacaataataacaacaataacaataataataataataacaatatgaaGAATACGTTTGGTAATACTAATGTTACTTTgaatgatttattaaaatgtaaaGAACACTTTAATcagaatttaataaaatgtaaaattatgataatagatgttataaaaatattgtctGAAAATTATCAAGATGAAtccaaaatatatgtaataaaactCATTTGTTCtcttatacaaatattatataaagaaaaggataagatattattatgtcataattataattgtttATCATCAAGtattaaattaatacatCATAtgaatttagaaaaaaatgatttaaatccttataaagataaagaatTTGTTGAAAAAGTAATCGAACGTGTATTAAATCATATacgtttaaaaaatattgatattGATGAAATTATAGAAGCAGACTTAGAATATTTTAGACatgatttaaataatgtaaattctttttctatACGTTCAACATctatatactttttaaaaacattatgtaataattattttcatttatgttTTCCAATTCTtgaatgtaaaatattaacaaaagATGCTTTATTAACCTTATCGTCTGATGGAATggatataacaaataaatcaTCAGGAAGTATATTAAACATGTCAAATCTTAATAATACAGTTTCTATTAATAAGAATGATCCATGTTATGAAGCTTGTAATGTTGAATATAAGGTGCAATTAATAGCTTGTTTAAATCATTCGAATTTAACacaaaatttttatgaaCATATGATAAAGGATCTTATGAACCAATTTCTtgtaacaataaaaatgaaatataataatatggatgtATTGTGTTACAATatggaaaattataattttgagAGTCCTCAAATGAATACaagcaataataataacatgatTAACATGAACAATaacatgaataataataagtgtGTGTGGTTAAGAGATGATGATATGTTTAATACACCaaattgtatttatttactttcgatattaaaatatttattgaaTAACAGAAACATTTGTACGACAAATAATGCTTTAGATATTTTCCTATTCCTacatttcttattatataatgaaaaaattatgatacaTAATTATGCTTGCTTATGTATAAATAGAATATTTAAtcaaatattaaatgaaaatatttataaaatattattggaAAGTAATATGGTACAACGTATATTAAAcagattattatttttattaaaatataatgtacataataaaatattaaatgaatatatattaattactatattaagaatatttcttatttttacatataagaTATCAGATTTCTATGTTATGGTATTATTAATGatagataatattattaaactaATAATTAATGATTCTCATAATCCATTATttaatcattatttatttgaattattaacaattattatatctttaatatataaatcacaAGTACAACAACATATACAACAAATAGAAgatgttattattacaacATTCTCACAAATTCtacaaatttatatacatgaTTTTATCCCTTATGTATTCCAAATATTATCCATTATCGTAGATAATACATATACCatacaaaaaatacatatcaaaatattaaatcattTATATGAAATGGATTTATGGAAAAGTACCATTGGAAATGTTAATGGTATTATATGTGTACTAAAaagttattttaaaaaatataatatttttaatgatattattaaaaacaaCATGCaacaattatttaatatttatcattattgtttatctaataaaaaattatacacaGACTCTTTCCAAATTATTCTTAGTATATTTACATACTTACCTTTAGATTCTTATGAATCATTCCTAAAACCTTTATTCGTCTTACTATTCACTTTCTTGcaacattataaaaatgatataattaaaattaaagtCGTTCATTCCTTATCCGTCTTTATATTGAAGACTAATGTTGCTGTTTTTATAACAACTTTGGACACCATACAGGATG gCCTAATTTTCAATGTCCTCAAGAGCCTGTACCTACCCATTTTAGACAAGCTAATAAACGTGAACGAGAAAATTATCATATTCCTAGCATTAACCAAACTACTAAACCACGACAAAATAAGAAACGAGCCTTTTGTTGTAGACATATTAAATTCTCTAAACAAAAACATAACCAGCAATGAATTGgtgttaaaaaaaagtaagGTACAACATTTAGATGTTGAGAAAGATGAAATGGACCAAAATTTTGAGGTTACATATGTGAAGTTACAAATGatcaataatgataatgttaACGAGATG GtactaaaaaatataaatattaatgatgaacttaaacaaaatttatataaccaACACTTCATGCAGATATGTCATAATAATGCTTTTAACACAATTCTTCAACTATTTAATaattag